Proteins found in one Cricetulus griseus strain 17A/GY chromosome X, alternate assembly CriGri-PICRH-1.0, whole genome shotgun sequence genomic segment:
- the LOC100760821 gene encoding claudin-34: MILFNKDFNYQVGGFALSTIAWILCITSMGLPQWRVWYLKEAAISYPSVAFVGVWKTCLYHYDNSSNIRTCYQYSYYDTFIPLDIRISQHLLLITSIFWLIGKVATIVALRNVYRGRQEQNATHNAFGLSAILNIIASSFVFLAVLCNYFSIVNKEGIAFPPSFHMPLYPHNQKAGAAMGVAFLSAVLFLFSGVIFISSTVPLNIVDFPDI, from the coding sequence ATGATACTGTTCAACAAAGATTTCAATTACCAGGTAGGAGGTTTTGCTTTGTCCACCATAGCATGGATTCTTTGCATCACCTCCATGGGCCTCCCGCAGTGGCGAGTATGGTACTTGAAAGAAGCTGCGATCTCTTACCCTAGTGTGGCCTTTGTGGGAGTGTGGAAAACCTGCCTGTACCACTATGACAACTCGAGCAATATTAGAACGTGTTACCAATACAGCTACTATGACACATTCATCCCTTTGGATATTCGTATTTCTCAACACCTGCTGCTGATCACCAGCATTTTCTGGCTGATTGGAAAAGTGGCCACCATTGTTGCTCTTAGAAATGTGTACAGAGGAAGACAAGAGCAGAATGCTACCCATAATGCCTTCGGCCTTTCAGCGATTCTGAATATCATTGCGAGTAGCTTTGTCTTCCTTGCTGTCTTGTGCAATTATTTCTCCATTGTAAACAAGGAAGGGATTGCCTTTCCACCCTCTTTCCATATGCCCCTTTATCCACATAATCAGAAAGCTGGGGCTGCCATGGGTGTGGCATTTCTATCGGCTGTCCTGTTTTTGTTCAGTGGcgtgatttttatttcttctacgGTTCCCTTAAACATCGTAGACTTTCCTGatatctga